The Sorangiineae bacterium MSr11367 genome window below encodes:
- a CDS encoding tetraacyldisaccharide 4'-kinase encodes METVRRALAQSLECGRFSGASARALERAWHRWSAPRVARPLQVPDGVVTIAVGGPTLGGSGKTPLALACARFIAEQQSARVALIGHAYRATPRIARVVHPSDDVRVVGDEALMCVHAVSAPSPPEVRGLPRPTFNAEGGPGRGSLDVIVAPTRQLAIDLALARGARILVLDGVLQMAPRRATLSLLACDALAPWGSDACPPCGDLRAPKDALLAACDHVVTLSDDLVRSRGAFTSTGAMLPYEQLARMNLGLVTSVARPARIRERLRTRGVVPRAVFHASDHGVPSPRELASLAATHCVEGWLATHKCSIHLRNSSVLPLYVMEHDVHLDTTLRCVLRDAIGPEKTREM; translated from the coding sequence GTGGAGACGGTTCGCCGCGCGCTAGCCCAATCGCTCGAGTGCGGGCGGTTTTCGGGCGCTTCCGCCCGCGCGCTCGAGCGGGCGTGGCACAGGTGGTCCGCCCCGCGCGTGGCACGGCCGCTCCAGGTGCCCGACGGCGTCGTGACCATTGCCGTGGGCGGTCCGACGCTCGGCGGCTCGGGAAAGACGCCGCTGGCCCTTGCATGTGCACGCTTCATCGCCGAGCAACAGTCCGCCCGCGTCGCCCTCATTGGCCACGCGTACCGGGCGACCCCGCGAATCGCGCGCGTCGTCCATCCCAGCGATGACGTACGCGTCGTGGGCGACGAGGCCCTCATGTGCGTTCACGCCGTTTCGGCTCCCTCCCCCCCGGAGGTCCGCGGCTTGCCGCGGCCGACTTTCAACGCAGAGGGAGGGCCGGGGAGGGGGAGTCTCGATGTCATCGTGGCCCCCACGCGGCAGCTCGCCATCGACCTCGCCCTGGCCCGCGGCGCGCGCATCCTCGTGCTCGATGGTGTCCTCCAGATGGCACCCCGGCGCGCGACGTTGTCACTGCTCGCATGCGACGCCCTCGCGCCATGGGGCAGCGATGCATGCCCGCCATGCGGCGACCTTCGTGCGCCGAAGGACGCGCTGCTCGCCGCGTGCGATCACGTCGTGACCCTTTCCGATGACCTGGTTCGAAGCCGTGGTGCCTTCACGTCCACTGGCGCGATGTTGCCGTACGAGCAGCTCGCGCGGATGAACCTCGGCTTGGTGACCTCCGTGGCGCGACCTGCGCGGATCCGCGAGCGCCTTCGGACCCGTGGCGTCGTTCCGCGCGCGGTCTTCCACGCTTCCGATCACGGTGTACCAAGCCCTCGGGAATTGGCGTCTCTAGCGGCAACGCATTGCGTCGAAGGATGGCTCGCGACGCATAAGTGCTCGATACACTTACGCAATTCATCAGTGCTTCCATTGTACGTCATGGAGCATGACGTGCATCTTGATACCACCCTTCGCTGTGTTCTGCGCGATGCGATCGGGCCTGAAAAGACGCGGGAAATGTAG
- a CDS encoding acyl-protein synthetase, protein MDARRNESEALHERARAFVRAFDEGRAMPEPFDALAGALARFQARYVPGYAKLLAARGLDAARFERAIDAPAVPTDAFKVARVSAFGEQDTPITFRTSGTTVGARGSHPFRDVGTYERGAVSFARRTLLRDLPERVHVLVLGPSAKDLPDSSLAHMNDAFVHAFGLPRDGDPFFLRDDVLDLAGLDETVARILVTSDAPVLLLATAFACAYLLDGLGDADFRLPKGSRVMQTGGFKGKTREIEPHVLRSELARVFHIAEDDIVGEYGMTELSSQFYEERGGGPYLEPPWARVVPVDPVTLAPVAEGEEGIARIEDLMNVDSAFAVLAADRVRRVAGGFELLGRTPGAPPRGCSLTIEEILGSS, encoded by the coding sequence ATGGACGCACGACGCAACGAGAGCGAAGCCCTGCACGAGCGCGCACGAGCCTTCGTGCGGGCGTTCGACGAGGGAAGGGCGATGCCGGAGCCATTCGACGCGCTGGCCGGCGCTCTCGCGCGCTTCCAGGCGCGGTACGTGCCGGGGTATGCGAAGCTGCTCGCGGCCCGAGGGCTCGATGCGGCGCGTTTCGAGCGCGCCATCGACGCGCCGGCGGTTCCAACGGATGCCTTCAAGGTGGCGCGCGTGAGCGCGTTCGGGGAGCAGGATACGCCCATTACGTTTCGCACGAGCGGCACCACCGTGGGCGCGCGCGGCTCGCATCCCTTTCGCGACGTCGGCACCTACGAGCGCGGCGCAGTGTCCTTTGCGCGGCGCACGCTTCTGCGGGATCTCCCCGAGCGGGTGCACGTTCTCGTTCTCGGGCCCTCGGCCAAGGACCTCCCCGACTCCTCGCTGGCGCACATGAACGACGCGTTCGTTCATGCCTTCGGCCTGCCGCGCGACGGCGACCCCTTTTTCCTTCGGGACGATGTCCTCGATCTCGCGGGGCTGGACGAAACGGTGGCACGCATCCTCGTCACCAGTGATGCGCCGGTGCTCTTGCTGGCCACGGCGTTTGCCTGCGCGTACCTGCTGGACGGCCTGGGCGATGCCGATTTCCGTCTTCCCAAGGGAAGCCGTGTGATGCAGACTGGCGGCTTCAAGGGCAAAACGCGCGAGATCGAGCCGCACGTTCTGCGCAGCGAGCTTGCGCGCGTCTTTCACATTGCCGAGGACGACATCGTCGGCGAGTACGGCATGACCGAGCTGTCGAGCCAGTTCTACGAAGAGCGCGGGGGCGGTCCCTACCTCGAGCCGCCGTGGGCGCGCGTCGTTCCCGTCGATCCGGTGACCCTGGCGCCGGTCGCCGAGGGCGAGGAAGGTATCGCGCGCATCGAGGACCTGATGAACGTCGATAGCGCCTTCGCCGTGCTCGCGGCCGATCGCGTGCGCCGCGTGGCCGGCGGGTTCGAGCTTCTCGGCCGCACTCCCGGTGCTCCGCCGCGCGGTTGCTCGCTCACCATCGAAGAGATCCTCGGGTCGTCGTGA
- a CDS encoding proline dehydrogenase, with amino-acid sequence MSRLADLRRILDAARGLVERRAALIPELVQSTGLSPEGVEHALLHHLETDATEDDLRTLLAGTVEAPHVHVILSANVFVAALRAIVLARAAAPTVTVRPSSRDPAFALALLRELADPAITPSAPGGGQGGGGAEIHVYGRDETIAQVRASAPPGTIVRGHGAGIGVAVITESADLDAAAEALADDVIAFDQRGCLSPRIAFVVANAAAFAEKLHAAITARELRVPRGELSSSERADAQRYADTVRFAGTLHAGRAHLVGVAEPLLVPPSGRHLHVMPIEATAALPVILAPLARSIVAIGLTDPAPPIVSSLPGHARISALGRMQRPPLDGPVDRRPSTP; translated from the coding sequence GTGAGCCGCCTGGCGGACCTTCGCCGCATCCTCGATGCCGCGCGCGGGTTGGTCGAGCGGCGCGCGGCGCTCATCCCCGAGCTGGTGCAGAGCACCGGTCTCTCGCCCGAGGGCGTCGAGCACGCCCTCCTGCACCACCTCGAGACGGATGCCACGGAGGACGACCTGCGCACCCTTCTCGCCGGCACGGTCGAAGCGCCGCACGTCCACGTCATCCTCTCGGCCAACGTCTTCGTCGCCGCGCTGCGCGCGATCGTCCTCGCCCGCGCCGCCGCACCCACCGTCACGGTGCGGCCTTCGTCCCGCGATCCCGCCTTCGCGCTCGCTCTTCTCCGAGAACTCGCGGACCCTGCCATCACCCCCTCCGCCCCCGGGGGAGGGCAGGGAGGGGGGGGCGCCGAAATCCACGTGTACGGCCGCGACGAAACCATCGCCCAAGTCCGTGCCTCGGCCCCACCCGGAACCATCGTCCGCGGTCACGGCGCCGGCATCGGTGTCGCCGTCATCACGGAATCGGCCGATCTCGACGCAGCAGCCGAAGCCCTCGCCGACGACGTCATCGCCTTCGATCAACGCGGCTGCCTCAGCCCCCGCATCGCCTTCGTCGTGGCCAACGCCGCTGCCTTCGCCGAGAAACTCCATGCGGCCATCACGGCCCGCGAGCTCCGCGTCCCTCGCGGTGAACTCTCCTCCTCGGAGCGCGCCGACGCGCAGCGCTACGCGGACACCGTGCGCTTTGCGGGCACCTTGCACGCTGGAAGAGCCCACCTCGTCGGTGTGGCCGAGCCCCTGCTCGTCCCGCCCTCGGGCCGGCACCTCCACGTCATGCCCATCGAGGCCACCGCCGCCCTGCCGGTGATCCTGGCTCCGCTCGCGCGCAGCATCGTGGCCATCGGTCTCACCGACCCGGCGCCCCCCATCGTCTCATCTCTCCCGGGGCATGCCCGCATCTCGGCCCTTGGCCGCATGCAGCGCCCACCCCTCGACGGTCCGGTGGACCGCCGCCCTTCAACTCCCTGA
- a CDS encoding 2-oxo acid dehydrogenase subunit E2 has product MIDVTLPQLGESVSEGTVTKWLVREGDFVQKDQPLVEIGTDKADSELPAPSAGRVTQILAKEGETLAVNAVLCRLDESAQSSTAPQAGPGASASDVRAPAPAPVPAPPSAPAAVVARPPASSPSLAAAAGLEIASSRSVTGGTLATPTARKAALENEVNLDSVQGSGERGRITRDDVLRAAASNGPQAVPPPAPAPAPVAAPPAPAPAAARAPAAALTQLINQGGGFVPPVPGVGYGSFKVPAYKPNEGDKVVPFSRRRRITADHMTYSKFASPHVVTVAEIDLNKVSQLRDAHKDRYKKEGHALTMLAFVTVAVARALRENMALNARVLDDAYVVMKDINIGVAVDSPDGLVVPVIRRADELGVRGIVRGIDELAKRARSGKITVDDLSGATFSVTNPGLKGNLFGGAIINQPNVGILRMGEIQKRVVVVEGPGGEDVIAIHPVMYAALSYDHRIVDGVAANNFLWRVADVLEKGEFEV; this is encoded by the coding sequence ATGATTGACGTCACGCTTCCTCAGCTCGGTGAGAGCGTTTCCGAAGGGACGGTCACCAAGTGGCTCGTCCGCGAAGGCGACTTCGTGCAAAAAGACCAGCCGCTCGTCGAGATCGGGACCGACAAGGCCGACTCCGAGCTGCCCGCACCCTCTGCTGGCCGCGTGACGCAGATTCTCGCGAAGGAGGGGGAGACCCTTGCGGTGAACGCGGTTCTCTGTCGCCTGGACGAGAGCGCGCAGTCAAGTACGGCCCCGCAAGCGGGGCCTGGGGCTTCGGCGAGCGATGTGCGCGCGCCCGCCCCCGCACCGGTGCCCGCGCCGCCGTCGGCGCCCGCCGCCGTCGTGGCCCGTCCTCCCGCATCGTCGCCTTCGCTTGCAGCCGCCGCGGGGCTCGAAATCGCGTCCTCGCGCAGCGTCACGGGTGGCACCCTGGCCACGCCGACAGCACGCAAGGCAGCCCTGGAGAACGAGGTGAACCTCGACTCCGTGCAAGGCTCCGGCGAGCGCGGTCGCATCACGCGTGACGACGTGCTTCGCGCTGCGGCCAGCAACGGTCCGCAGGCCGTGCCGCCGCCCGCCCCCGCGCCTGCACCGGTGGCGGCTCCTCCCGCCCCCGCGCCTGCAGCCGCTCGCGCCCCGGCGGCCGCGCTTACGCAGTTGATCAACCAGGGTGGCGGCTTCGTTCCGCCGGTCCCGGGCGTGGGCTACGGCTCCTTCAAGGTGCCCGCCTACAAGCCGAACGAAGGCGACAAGGTCGTTCCCTTCTCGCGCCGGCGCCGCATCACCGCCGACCACATGACCTATTCGAAGTTCGCCTCGCCCCACGTCGTGACCGTGGCCGAGATCGACTTGAACAAGGTGTCGCAGCTTCGCGACGCGCACAAGGATCGCTACAAGAAAGAGGGGCACGCCCTCACGATGCTCGCCTTCGTGACGGTGGCGGTCGCCCGCGCTCTGCGCGAGAACATGGCGCTCAACGCGCGCGTCCTCGACGACGCGTACGTCGTGATGAAGGACATCAACATCGGCGTCGCAGTCGACTCGCCCGACGGCCTCGTGGTTCCGGTCATCCGTCGCGCGGACGAACTGGGCGTGCGCGGCATCGTTCGAGGGATCGACGAGCTGGCCAAGCGTGCGCGCAGCGGCAAGATCACGGTCGACGATCTGAGCGGCGCCACCTTCTCCGTCACGAACCCGGGCCTCAAAGGCAACTTGTTCGGCGGCGCGATCATCAACCAGCCCAACGTCGGCATCCTGCGCATGGGTGAAATCCAAAAGCGCGTCGTCGTCGTCGAGGGCCCCGGTGGCGAAGACGTCATCGCCATCCACCCCGTCATGTACGCTGCCCTGAGCTACGACCACCGCATCGTCGATGGCGTCGCCGCCAACAACTTCCTCTGGCGCGTCGCCGACGTTCTCGAGAAGGGCGAGTTCGAAGTCTAG
- a CDS encoding diguanylate cyclase encodes MSDSDEKTRVTTIVQKTLGDEPRPRGNDCLVVIYTKEPTLLGKRFVLEGSPFKIGRGAENHIVLEGDSVSRRHVHFEQRGAIWFAVDDNSTNGTYVNDDQITRDIALANGDRIKVGPTIFKYLSGADVEAQYHEEIYRMTIIDGLTQAHVKRYLLEALEKEIIRARRHTRELSFLMFDVDHFKKINDFHGHLAGDFVLKELARIVQGRIRRDEVFARYGGEEFAIILPETNLEGARSLADGLREKIEQSRFVFQNELIRVTVSIGVSQLREEDRTSMDLIKHADERLLEAKRGGRNRVVG; translated from the coding sequence GTGAGCGACTCGGACGAGAAAACGCGCGTCACCACGATCGTTCAGAAGACCCTCGGGGACGAACCACGTCCACGCGGTAACGATTGTTTGGTGGTGATTTACACCAAGGAGCCGACGCTCCTCGGCAAGCGGTTCGTCTTGGAAGGGAGCCCGTTCAAGATTGGACGCGGCGCCGAGAATCACATCGTGCTCGAAGGTGATTCCGTGTCGCGCAGGCACGTGCACTTCGAACAGCGTGGCGCGATCTGGTTCGCCGTCGACGACAACTCGACGAACGGCACCTACGTGAACGACGACCAGATCACGCGCGACATCGCCCTGGCGAACGGCGACCGCATCAAGGTCGGCCCCACCATCTTCAAGTATCTCTCCGGTGCCGATGTCGAGGCGCAGTACCACGAAGAGATCTACCGGATGACCATCATCGACGGGCTGACGCAGGCGCACGTGAAGCGCTACCTGCTCGAGGCCCTCGAGAAGGAGATCATCCGCGCGCGGCGCCACACGCGCGAGCTCTCGTTCTTGATGTTCGACGTCGACCACTTCAAAAAGATCAACGACTTCCACGGCCACCTGGCGGGCGACTTCGTGCTGAAGGAGCTCGCGCGCATCGTGCAGGGCCGCATTCGCCGCGATGAAGTGTTCGCGCGCTACGGCGGGGAAGAGTTTGCCATCATCCTGCCGGAGACCAACCTCGAGGGGGCGCGTTCGCTCGCCGACGGCCTGCGGGAGAAGATCGAGCAGTCGCGGTTCGTGTTCCAGAACGAACTCATCCGAGTGACGGTGTCCATCGGCGTCTCGCAGCTGCGCGAGGAAGATCGCACCAGCATGGATCTCATCAAGCACGCCGACGAACGCCTGCTCGAGGCCAAGCGTGGCGGTCGAAATCGTGTCGTGGGCTGA
- the rsmB gene encoding 16S rRNA (cytosine(967)-C(5))-methyltransferase RsmB, with the protein MAADVLVRVDRDQAFAAAALDAEIARSPQLAPRDRALATELAYGSLRVRRWLESRLLRHATRPLEKLDPRVRVHLVLAAFQLFFLERVPKFAAVSEAVSAVRAVNGPKVAAFANAILRKLAREAEAEGASLDLEAIAVESAPPWLFSTLAGSLGDVGARAYLRAALAAPPNGICVYAANMRDAWLARLREAAPQGEFEPGPLSPHAIRARAAGRLHDLPGFAEGAWTSQEEGSQVIALALGARAGDVVLDACAGRGNKTALLASAVGTGAVDAADLHPSKLARLREELTRLARAPRATYAVDWSVGAGAVEGRYHRILVDAPCSGTGTLGRRPDLYLRRAPEDLARLSALQVAIVERTADLLEPGGRLVYAVCSVLREEGEQVIEKILAARPDLELGPFEGQPAADLANGESMLRLLPHVHGTDGYFLASLVKRPATC; encoded by the coding sequence GTGGCTGCGGACGTCCTCGTTCGCGTGGATCGCGATCAGGCCTTTGCCGCGGCCGCGCTCGATGCGGAGATTGCGCGCTCCCCGCAGCTCGCCCCTCGCGATCGTGCCCTGGCCACGGAGCTTGCCTATGGTTCGCTGCGGGTGCGGCGCTGGCTGGAGTCGCGGCTTTTGCGACACGCGACGCGGCCACTCGAAAAGCTCGATCCGCGGGTGCGTGTTCACCTCGTGCTGGCGGCGTTCCAGCTCTTCTTCCTCGAGCGGGTGCCCAAATTCGCCGCGGTGAGCGAGGCGGTGAGTGCCGTGCGCGCGGTGAATGGGCCGAAGGTCGCGGCGTTCGCGAATGCGATTCTGCGCAAGCTTGCGCGCGAGGCGGAGGCGGAAGGCGCGAGCCTCGATTTGGAGGCCATCGCGGTGGAGTCGGCGCCGCCGTGGCTCTTTTCGACCTTGGCGGGCTCGCTCGGTGACGTCGGTGCGCGCGCGTACCTCCGCGCGGCCCTGGCGGCGCCGCCCAACGGTATATGCGTGTATGCTGCAAATATGCGCGATGCGTGGCTGGCGCGTCTGCGCGAGGCGGCGCCGCAGGGGGAGTTCGAGCCCGGGCCTCTGTCGCCGCATGCGATTCGCGCGCGCGCGGCGGGGCGGCTGCACGATTTGCCTGGGTTCGCGGAGGGAGCGTGGACTTCCCAGGAGGAGGGCTCGCAGGTGATCGCGCTCGCGCTCGGTGCGCGCGCGGGCGACGTGGTGCTCGATGCCTGCGCGGGGCGCGGCAACAAGACGGCGCTTTTGGCCAGTGCCGTCGGAACCGGCGCGGTGGACGCGGCGGATTTGCACCCGTCCAAGTTGGCGCGCCTTCGTGAAGAACTGACCCGCCTCGCGCGTGCGCCGCGGGCGACCTACGCGGTCGATTGGTCCGTGGGCGCCGGTGCCGTGGAAGGCCGCTATCACCGCATTTTGGTGGATGCGCCGTGCTCTGGAACGGGCACGTTGGGGCGCCGCCCGGACCTTTATTTGCGCCGCGCCCCGGAAGACCTCGCTCGGCTGTCGGCGCTGCAGGTCGCCATCGTCGAGCGCACCGCGGACCTTCTCGAGCCCGGGGGGCGCCTCGTTTATGCCGTATGCAGCGTTTTGCGCGAGGAAGGCGAGCAAGTCATCGAGAAAATTCTGGCCGCGCGCCCCGATTTGGAGCTCGGACCCTTCGAAGGCCAGCCCGCGGCAGATCTCGCGAACGGCGAAAGCATGCTGCGCTTGCTGCCGCATGTTCACGGCACCGACGGTTACTTTCTCGCGAGTCTCGTCAAGCGCCCCGCGACTTGCTAA
- a CDS encoding aminotransferase class III-fold pyridoxal phosphate-dependent enzyme yields the protein MTNARLPEIVTPPPGPKSRDLAARLAAVECPAFDARREARAALSEASHAPIVYTRGQGPNVIDVDGNRYVDLVAGFGALLFGHGPEAIVRAVNEQTSELALALGDVYAAETKVHLCERLAALFPEPGARVMLGLSGADAITAALKTAQLATGRSKVVAFVGGYHGLSHGPLAACGLAPSFRAPFAGQVGDFVTFRPYDACDLHLSDDVAAVVVEPLLGRGGCVVPPPGMLRELRAQCDAVGALLIADEVWTGMGRAGSMLASLDEGVVPDLVCLGKGLGAGFPVSALIGRAHAMQAWGAHGGTTIHTGTHFGSPPACAAALAVLDALQNTNIIERARRTGDAWRSKLERMAGVTVRGRGLMVGLALEGGAARALAVSRALLARGYIVLTGGVTGDTLTLTPPFDIESELLDAFDTALVEVLRKGTT from the coding sequence GTGACGAACGCACGTCTTCCTGAGATTGTCACCCCGCCGCCCGGACCGAAATCGCGCGACCTGGCCGCACGCCTTGCTGCCGTGGAGTGCCCGGCCTTCGACGCACGCCGCGAAGCCCGCGCCGCGTTGAGCGAGGCGTCGCACGCCCCCATCGTGTACACGCGCGGGCAGGGGCCCAACGTGATCGACGTCGATGGGAATCGCTACGTCGATCTCGTGGCTGGATTCGGCGCGCTGCTTTTTGGGCACGGCCCGGAGGCCATCGTGCGCGCGGTGAACGAGCAGACGTCCGAGCTCGCATTGGCGCTGGGCGACGTGTACGCGGCCGAGACCAAGGTGCATTTGTGCGAGCGGCTGGCCGCGCTGTTTCCCGAGCCGGGGGCGCGCGTGATGCTGGGCCTCTCGGGGGCCGATGCGATCACCGCCGCCTTGAAGACGGCGCAGCTCGCGACGGGCCGCAGCAAGGTCGTAGCGTTCGTCGGCGGCTACCACGGGTTGTCGCACGGCCCATTGGCAGCGTGTGGGTTGGCGCCCTCGTTTCGTGCGCCGTTCGCAGGGCAGGTGGGCGACTTCGTGACGTTCCGCCCCTACGATGCATGCGATCTGCATCTATCCGACGACGTGGCCGCCGTCGTGGTCGAGCCGCTGCTCGGGCGGGGAGGGTGCGTCGTGCCGCCGCCGGGGATGCTCCGCGAGCTGCGCGCGCAGTGCGATGCGGTGGGGGCGTTGCTCATTGCCGACGAGGTGTGGACGGGAATGGGGCGCGCGGGGAGCATGCTCGCCTCGCTGGACGAGGGCGTCGTTCCCGATCTGGTGTGCCTCGGCAAGGGACTGGGGGCGGGCTTTCCCGTATCGGCGCTCATCGGTCGTGCCCATGCGATGCAGGCGTGGGGAGCGCATGGCGGAACGACGATCCACACGGGGACGCACTTCGGGTCGCCCCCCGCGTGCGCCGCGGCGTTGGCGGTGCTCGATGCCTTGCAGAACACGAACATCATCGAGCGGGCACGACGCACCGGCGATGCATGGCGCTCGAAATTGGAGCGCATGGCCGGCGTGACGGTGCGCGGGCGCGGCCTCATGGTGGGGCTCGCACTGGAGGGAGGCGCTGCTCGCGCGCTCGCCGTGTCGCGGGCGCTGCTCGCGCGGGGCTACATCGTTTTGACGGGAGGGGTGACGGGCGACACGTTGACCCTGACGCCGCCGTTCGACATCGAGTCGGAGTTGCTCGACGCGTTCGACACGGCGCTGGTCGAAGTCCTTCGAAAGGGAACCACGTGA
- a CDS encoding endonuclease/exonuclease/phosphatase family protein — MSKKRTALEKALGAPLAALFGLTLAYGFSACSGEGITLPPDLKDSSVDTGQTLPPDSGGNPDTGSDAYVPPNDAGADARDTGSDANPGGSTVVRIAAANLSSGNGQSYLEPGIRILKGLKPDIVAIQEFNVGTNSEKDIRTFVDAAFGTDFSYFRESGTGIPNGVISRYPMLAKGEWEDLTLPDRDFVWAKMDIPGDKDLWVISVHLKAGSGSTDEAKRGDEAKALDGLIGENIPSSDYVVMGGDFNTSSRDEKWLSTLGAKFVMTGPYPVDGTGNDKTNAPRSKPYDWVLADPKMNALATEAHVGTQIFPNGLVFDSRVYTPLADVAPAQSDDSAATGMQHMAVVRDFRIP; from the coding sequence ATGTCCAAGAAACGCACTGCGCTCGAAAAGGCACTTGGCGCGCCGTTGGCCGCCCTCTTCGGACTGACGCTGGCCTACGGGTTTTCAGCTTGCTCGGGCGAGGGGATCACCCTTCCTCCGGACCTGAAGGATTCTTCCGTAGATACTGGACAAACGCTGCCGCCGGACAGCGGCGGGAATCCCGACACGGGCAGCGACGCGTACGTTCCGCCGAACGACGCCGGCGCGGACGCGCGCGATACGGGATCGGATGCCAATCCTGGAGGCAGCACCGTCGTCCGCATTGCGGCCGCCAATCTGAGCAGCGGAAATGGTCAATCGTATTTGGAGCCGGGTATCCGCATTCTCAAAGGATTGAAACCAGACATCGTCGCCATTCAGGAATTCAATGTGGGAACGAATTCCGAAAAGGATATTCGCACCTTCGTCGACGCGGCATTTGGAACAGACTTTTCCTACTTCCGCGAAAGCGGCACGGGGATTCCCAATGGTGTCATCAGCCGTTATCCGATGCTCGCGAAAGGCGAATGGGAGGACCTAACGCTCCCCGATCGCGACTTCGTATGGGCGAAGATGGACATTCCGGGTGACAAGGATCTTTGGGTCATCAGCGTTCACCTCAAAGCGGGATCGGGCAGCACCGACGAGGCGAAGCGGGGCGACGAGGCAAAGGCGCTGGACGGCTTGATTGGAGAAAACATCCCCTCGAGCGACTACGTCGTCATGGGCGGTGACTTCAACACGAGCTCGCGCGACGAGAAGTGGCTCTCCACGCTCGGCGCGAAGTTCGTCATGACGGGCCCCTACCCCGTCGATGGTACGGGCAACGACAAGACGAACGCGCCGCGCAGCAAACCCTACGACTGGGTGCTCGCCGATCCGAAGATGAACGCGCTCGCGACGGAGGCTCACGTGGGCACGCAGATCTTCCCCAACGGCCTCGTCTTCGACTCGCGCGTCTACACGCCCCTCGCCGACGTCGCCCCGGCCCAATCCGATGACAGCGCAGCCACCGGCATGCAGCACATGGCCGTCGTGCGCGATTTTCGCATTCCGTAA
- a CDS encoding phage holin family protein codes for MGQNQLLVSLGHLMISGLSVFIVAQIMPGMRARGFGSAIVFALVVALLNAVAWHFLRPVTVTLSVLTLGLGGVILNGLLFLIAGSLSGVKFAGCITASIASLIVTVVNWGLEYILAAWLRK; via the coding sequence ATGGGACAGAATCAGCTCCTCGTCAGCCTCGGCCACCTGATGATTTCGGGTCTGAGCGTCTTCATCGTCGCGCAGATCATGCCGGGCATGCGCGCCCGTGGATTTGGCTCCGCGATCGTCTTCGCCCTGGTCGTCGCACTCCTGAACGCCGTCGCGTGGCACTTCCTCCGCCCGGTCACGGTCACCCTGAGCGTGCTCACCCTGGGCCTCGGCGGCGTCATTCTGAATGGCCTCCTCTTCTTGATCGCCGGCAGCCTCTCGGGCGTGAAGTTCGCAGGCTGCATCACTGCATCCATCGCGTCACTCATCGTCACCGTGGTGAACTGGGGCCTCGAGTACATCCTCGCCGCGTGGCTACGAAAATAG